TCTTAAATCTAGCCACAATTAAAAAGCAAGGGAAACAAAAATATTCATTAAAACCTAACCAGATACCTTTTATTGTATTAATTGCGCATTATTCAACGTTGCTATTCAGTAGTCAATCTATTTTGAAAACCAACATTTCAAATATCAAGCATCTCGTTTACCTATTCCCGGTGATTATCCTTTGGGGATGTAACTCCAAGGGGTACCAAAACATGAATGCGCGCTACAATGGCTATTTCTATGCAAATCAGTATATAAACGATGTTTACCAGAGTCTGGAAGATAAATACGCCTACAATTTCAACGATGTCTTAAAGGTTTTTCCTGCGATTGATTCGGGTACCGTAAGTGGCAATAAAGAGAAGCTTGACGACGCATTTAAAAAAGCATCTCAGACGATAGAATGGTATAAATCCAGCGACTGGACGGATGATAGTTACATCTTGATAGGTAAAATCAGACACTTAAGGGCACAGTTTCAGTATGCTATAGAGACCTTTCAATATGTAAACCAAACAAGTAAAGATCCTGGCGCTAGACAGGCGGCCCTGATCGGCCTCATGCGTACTTATATGGATATGGGTGATATGGACAGGGCCCTTGAAGTATCTAACTACTTGCTTTTAGAGGAAGAACTTACCGAAAAGAGCAACCTTGACTACAAACTACTTCTGGCCTATTATCATCAGTTGGAGGGTAACGAGGCTGGAATGGTCACTGCCTTGGAAGAAGTTAATGAACTGATTAAAAACAGGGATCAAAAAGCACGGACTAACTTCATTTTAGGACAACTTGCCCAAAAAGAGGGTAGAAATGTAGAAGCCATCGATTACTACAACTTGGCGCTAAAAGGAAATCCACCTTACGAATTGGTATTCCATTCTCAACTGAACAAAATGTCTCTCGCTGATTTTGCCAATGCCTCTGAAGATCAGGTGGAAAAGGTATACAAAATCTTCGATAAGCTTTTAAAGGATGGCAAAAACCTAGAGTACCAAGACAAAATCTATTATGTGTGGGGGATTTTAGAGGAAAGAAGAAAAAGGCTTCAGGTCGCCATGCGTTATTATCAGGTTGGCACGCAAGTAGAACAACCTGATACCAGACAACAAGGGCTTCTATTTCTTAAACTTGGAGAGCTCTATTTTGAGCCATTTCAAAACTATCAACAAGCCAGTCTGAATTATGACAGTGCAGTGAGCAAACTCCCAAATGATGAGGAGGGCTACGATCAAGTTGTTGAAAAGCAATTGGTACTCAAAGATTTTGTAACCCAGCTGAACACCATCGCTCTTAATGACAGTTTGTTAGCATTAGCCGAGTTAAATCCAGTTTCGTTAGACGCTTTTCTTCAGAATTACTTCATAGCTGAAGAAGAAAAGAAAAAGGCTGACGAGAAAAAGAAGAAAAGAAGTGGTGGTGCCACAACTAATGTAGCCTCAAGCGCGAATACTGATACTTCAGGAGATGACACTTGGTACTTTTACAATCAAGCGGCTATAGATCAAGGGCAACAAGAATTTAGACGTGTTTGGGGAAACAGACCTTTGGAAGATGATTGGAGAAGATCGAATAAGGTTTCCTCTTCTACCGACGTTAGTCAAAACCCGACTGATGATACGCCAAATACCAACTTATCTTTTTCACAGGACGCTAAAAGTAGTCAAGACTTATTTGCCGAAGAGAAAACAAAACTGTTAGCCACCATACCAACGAGTCCCGAAGCAAAAAAAGAAGCATACTTAGCCATTCAGGATGCCTTATTTAATCTTGGCCGAATTTATCTTTTTGGGCTATCGAGAGAAGATAAATCAGTAACCAGCTACGAAACCTTACTCAGTCGCTTCCCAAATACTGAATTTAAATTAGAAACACTGTTCGCCTTATACACGATTTTTAAAGACAAGGACAGCGCTAGAGCAGAAGGCTACAAGAATCAAATCATTTCAGAATTTCCAGAAAGCTTAACAGCTAAGATTTTGATCAATCCTAACTATGTACAAGAAAAGGAGGAACGAAATATAAGGCTACAAAAACAGTACGCGGCTGCCTATGCGCAGTATGAAGCGGGTGATTATGTACAAGCCGACCAAATGATAGAGGAGGCGCTGGCTTCTTTCGAAGATGTAGACTTCCTACCTACTGTAGAACTACTTTCTTCAATCATTAAGGGTAAAACCGTTGGGCTTTTTGCTTATGAAAAAGGTCTAAATGATTTTATGGCTAAGTATGAATCTGGCCCACTGGTTGATTATGCCAAAACACTCGTCGACGCCCTTAAGCCAACTAAAGTAGATATTTTGGGTGACAGAGGTTTCGATTTTAGTGAGGACTTTCAAGGGCTTCATTTAGTAGCCATCACCGTGGATACTACCTTAAATAAAAGTGAAGAGGTAATGGCAATTGTGAATGCGCTCAACAACGACAAGTTCAAAAGTCAACGTTTTTCTACTACAAGTCTTCAGTTTAGGAAAAACCCGAATATTGCGATCGTTTATGTCAATTCGTTTAAGACAAAATCTGCTGCACAGCGCTATCGAGATATATTGAGTGTGGCCTTAAAAGACATGATTAATCCTGATGACGTTAATTTTCATAATTTTGCAATATCAACGGACAATTTTCAGTTCTTGTTTGACAACGAGAAGATAGAAGCGTACAAATCCTTTCACGAGAAATTTTATAAGTAAATGAGTTTAAAAAGTAAGATCACCCAAAATAGACCACTACTGAAAAAGCTGACCATTGTGGCATGGGTGTTTTTTATTTTAGGCGTGATAGGACTGCCAACCTACATTTGGGCAGTTAGTTCAAATATGAATAATTGGTTTGGTGAATTGCCAAGTTATAGCCAGTTAGAGAACCCCGATCTAAACCTTACCTCTACTCTCTATACATCTGATGGCCTACAGTTAGGCTCAGGCTATTTCCGGGATAATCGTAACCCAGTGACTTACGATCAATTGGGTGACAACCTTGTTAATGCCTTAACAGCCGCCGAGGATTTCCGTTTTGAAAGACACTCAGGAATTGACCTGCCAAGTATGTTTAGGGTAGCCTTTGGAGTACTTACGTTTAATCGAAAAGGTGGTGGTAGTACCATTAGCCAGCAATTGGCAAAGCAACTCTTTTCTACCAGGGTAATCACTGAGGATAAAAAGGGTAAGTTAGAAGGCCGCAATAAGTACCTAGATGAGTTGATTTATAAAACAAAGGAATGGGTACTTTCGGTAAGGTTAGAACGATCCTACACCAAACAGGAAATTATGGCCATGTACTACAATACTGTAGAATTTGGCAACAACGCATTCGGCATTAAATCAGCGGCAAAAACCTATTTCAACAAACTTCCATCGGCACTGACAGTTTCTGAGGCGGCCGTACTCGCCGGTATGCAAAAAGGTGTGACTACTTACCGACCAGACATCAACCCTAACGCTTCTAAAAGAAGGAGGAATGTGGTAATGAACCAGATGGTGAAATACGACTTCTTATCACAAGAAGCCTATGACACGCTTAAAGTGCCGGACATAGAATTGAGCCTAAAACAGCAAGATCAAAATACTGGATTAGCCCAATATTTCAGAGAAGTGGCCAGGGTGGACTTAAGAGAGCTTTGTAAAGAGCTCGGCTATGACCTGTATGCCGATGGACTGAAAATTTTCACCACCATCGATAGCAGAATGCAAACATACGCTGAACAAGCCACTGACTCGGCGATGTCTAAACTTCAAGCGCTATTTGATAAAAAACTAACGGAAGAGGACCGATCGCTTTGGATAGATAGCAAAGGAAGACCAATACGAGATTTCTTGGAAGACAAAGTGTTGTCAAAATCTTCAGCATACAGAAACTTAGTGAAGCAATACGGGGAAGATTCAGATTCGGTCGACTACTACATGAACAAACCGAAAAATCTCACTGTATTTTCTTGGCAAGGCGAAATAGATACTGTTATGAGTACTGTCGACTCAGTAAAGTATTATAAGCAATTTTTGCAAAGCGGATTCCTAGCCAGTGATCCTAAGACAGGTGCTATAAAAGCATGGGTTGGCGGTATTAACTTTAATTACTTCAAATACGACCACGTCAGAAGTGGTGGACGACAGCCTGGTTCCTTGTTCAAACCTTTTGTCTATGCCACGGCCGTTGAACAAGGTTACTCCCCGTGTTATGTCTTTAAAGATGAGGCGGTATCCATAGATATCCCCGACCAAGATGAACCTTGGAGCCCACAGAATGCAGAAGGTAGATTTAGTGGAAAAGAAATGACGCTAAAACAGGCCATGGCCAATTCCGTGAACTCAATTACAGCCAGAGTTATGGATATAGTAAAACCTGAAAAGGTGGTGGATATGACCAAGAGACTAGGAATTAAGAGTAGAATACCTCCATACTATTCGATAGCCTTAGGTACCGAGAATGCTACATTACACGAGCTCATTGGCGCTTACGGGGCTTTTGCCAATAAAGGCGTACATATAGAACCATACTATGTCAGCCGAATTGAAGATAGATTCGGGAATGTAATCTATAACGAGCCTCCTAGAAAAAGCAGGGCGATAAGTGAAGACGTAGCCTATGTAATGCTGAATATGCTTCAGGAAACCGTAAAATCAGGTTCAGGCCGAGGATTAAACTATACCTATCAGTTAGTGGATGGTAAACAGGAGAAGAATGAGATTGGCGCAAAAACTGGTACAACACAAAATGCTTCAGACGGTTGGTTTATGGCGGTAACGAAAGATTTGGTTGCTGGTGCATGGGTCGGGGGCGATGATAGAGCCATACATTTCTCAAGTTGGATAGACGGCCAAGGTGCTAGAACCGCGATGCCAATTGTCGGTTTATTTATGCAAAAGGTCTATGCCGATAGTACAATTGGAATAGAGCGATCATTTTTCGATAGACCTGCCGATTTGAACCGCGAAATAGATTGCCAGAAGTTCGCCGATATTGTTAGCCCATCTGATAGTACTATCATTTACGACGATGAAATCTATCAGCCGAAATAGACAGATCTCGACATTCCTCTAAACTCAAGTGAATTTTGGGCATTGACTTGGCTCAAGATACTTTACCTACTAATTTCGGTTTATGGAGGTAACTCGATTCAGCCCATCAGAAATATCTAAGCTTCCTGATAGCCCTGGGGTTTATCGGTATTTCAACGAAGAAGGCATACTGATCTACGTGGGTAAAGCCAAAAGCCTACGAAAACGAGTTTCGAGTTATTTCAATAAAAATCAAGGAGTAAATCGTAAGACGAAGAGACTTGTCACTGAGATAAAAGCGATTGAAATCACGCTCGTAAATTCGGAATTTGATGCTTTGTTGTTGGAGAATAA
This is a stretch of genomic DNA from Roseivirga misakiensis. It encodes these proteins:
- the porW gene encoding type IX secretion system periplasmic lipoprotein PorW/SprE, which translates into the protein MCLAFNQLESVFLNLATIKKQGKQKYSLKPNQIPFIVLIAHYSTLLFSSQSILKTNISNIKHLVYLFPVIILWGCNSKGYQNMNARYNGYFYANQYINDVYQSLEDKYAYNFNDVLKVFPAIDSGTVSGNKEKLDDAFKKASQTIEWYKSSDWTDDSYILIGKIRHLRAQFQYAIETFQYVNQTSKDPGARQAALIGLMRTYMDMGDMDRALEVSNYLLLEEELTEKSNLDYKLLLAYYHQLEGNEAGMVTALEEVNELIKNRDQKARTNFILGQLAQKEGRNVEAIDYYNLALKGNPPYELVFHSQLNKMSLADFANASEDQVEKVYKIFDKLLKDGKNLEYQDKIYYVWGILEERRKRLQVAMRYYQVGTQVEQPDTRQQGLLFLKLGELYFEPFQNYQQASLNYDSAVSKLPNDEEGYDQVVEKQLVLKDFVTQLNTIALNDSLLALAELNPVSLDAFLQNYFIAEEEKKKADEKKKKRSGGATTNVASSANTDTSGDDTWYFYNQAAIDQGQQEFRRVWGNRPLEDDWRRSNKVSSSTDVSQNPTDDTPNTNLSFSQDAKSSQDLFAEEKTKLLATIPTSPEAKKEAYLAIQDALFNLGRIYLFGLSREDKSVTSYETLLSRFPNTEFKLETLFALYTIFKDKDSARAEGYKNQIISEFPESLTAKILINPNYVQEKEERNIRLQKQYAAAYAQYEAGDYVQADQMIEEALASFEDVDFLPTVELLSSIIKGKTVGLFAYEKGLNDFMAKYESGPLVDYAKTLVDALKPTKVDILGDRGFDFSEDFQGLHLVAITVDTTLNKSEEVMAIVNALNNDKFKSQRFSTTSLQFRKNPNIAIVYVNSFKTKSAAQRYRDILSVALKDMINPDDVNFHNFAISTDNFQFLFDNEKIEAYKSFHEKFYK
- a CDS encoding penicillin-binding protein 1A, with the translated sequence MSLKSKITQNRPLLKKLTIVAWVFFILGVIGLPTYIWAVSSNMNNWFGELPSYSQLENPDLNLTSTLYTSDGLQLGSGYFRDNRNPVTYDQLGDNLVNALTAAEDFRFERHSGIDLPSMFRVAFGVLTFNRKGGGSTISQQLAKQLFSTRVITEDKKGKLEGRNKYLDELIYKTKEWVLSVRLERSYTKQEIMAMYYNTVEFGNNAFGIKSAAKTYFNKLPSALTVSEAAVLAGMQKGVTTYRPDINPNASKRRRNVVMNQMVKYDFLSQEAYDTLKVPDIELSLKQQDQNTGLAQYFREVARVDLRELCKELGYDLYADGLKIFTTIDSRMQTYAEQATDSAMSKLQALFDKKLTEEDRSLWIDSKGRPIRDFLEDKVLSKSSAYRNLVKQYGEDSDSVDYYMNKPKNLTVFSWQGEIDTVMSTVDSVKYYKQFLQSGFLASDPKTGAIKAWVGGINFNYFKYDHVRSGGRQPGSLFKPFVYATAVEQGYSPCYVFKDEAVSIDIPDQDEPWSPQNAEGRFSGKEMTLKQAMANSVNSITARVMDIVKPEKVVDMTKRLGIKSRIPPYYSIALGTENATLHELIGAYGAFANKGVHIEPYYVSRIEDRFGNVIYNEPPRKSRAISEDVAYVMLNMLQETVKSGSGRGLNYTYQLVDGKQEKNEIGAKTGTTQNASDGWFMAVTKDLVAGAWVGGDDRAIHFSSWIDGQGARTAMPIVGLFMQKVYADSTIGIERSFFDRPADLNREIDCQKFADIVSPSDSTIIYDDEIYQPK